Genomic DNA from Cucumis melo cultivar AY chromosome 10, USDA_Cmelo_AY_1.0, whole genome shotgun sequence:
tttttttccatcgttttaaaaaaattgcattaTCGTGTGTATATGATGTAAACGATTACGTACTatagtcaacatgatcgtttatcgTGGTCAACAcaatgtttaaatttgaagtattttttCCATCGCTAAAAAGAACTATACAATCATGTTGATACTACTTATATGATCGtatatcatttcctacacgagTGCATATCATAATTGATTAATCGCGTATTAACCggagcattttttgtaattcccATTGTGGACATGTAGGCCTTTTCCATTTTAAAATTGTTCAATATAAATATTTggttggtttgttatatttttgaaagaaaCCGTTTTATCTAACATAAAATTATAAACTAAAAGagtacttttaaaattttgaaaatttaaaaaacgaAATTAAACGTGTCAAGATGAAAATCAAAACAATAATTCCAAATTGGTATTTTCTTCCAAAAGCGAATGAAAGGcgaacaacaacaataataaagaaaagggTGAGAAAGTTTTGaagaattcaaaattcaaattgaaaaatgtaCGTCTGGTGGCGGCGTCCTGAAAAGCAAGTTGTCCAATGTTGAATCAAATACCATCATCGTCAATCGCCGATGATTCATTCTTCGTTTATATATAATCTATATCTATCGCTCATCTTTAACTTTCACTTCAAATTTTTCctctcatttttcttctttctccaaTGTCTTCCTTAACCATTCCTCCTCTTCTTACTTCCCCTCGAGACGATGCTACCCTACTTTACCGCGCCTTCAAAGGTCTGTCTTCTTATTTCCCATTTCTTTTGCTTCTCTATTTACAATTTAATCTCTGAATTGCGTATGTGTTCTTTCTTTGGCTGACTTGAAGTTTTGATTCTAGTGGAGATAATGGAGTTAGGAAAATGGGGGAAAAATTAGGGAAAGGGGGAGAATCTATAGGCTGAATTACAGAATTACTGAATTTGAGTATGTGGGttctttttttatgaaatttaaattgaaattgaCCTGTTCAATTGCCCTGTTTTGATCGTTGGGGATAGATAAGGTGGGTGTAATAGCTTTTGCCTCTGGGTTTTGAGTCTTGTTTCCATTTGGTGtttaagtttcaaaatattatGAACTTTGAGCTTGATTTTAGTCTCTAGGTTTCAAAGTGCTGCACCCTTGGTAGTTTTGTTTAGTCCCTAGTTTCTATATTTATACTTTTATTCTCGAATTTTTACTAAGTATTGTTTTAGTTGTTATAGTTaatgtttattaattaatttgaaatataaCTATCAAGTAGATAAAGTTGGCTTATCTCAAAGCTAATTGACATGATTTTCCTCTGATTTTCCTCCAAAGAGATTAAAGACTTGATCCCTCATCTTCGAAGTTCCGGTaacgaaaaaaaatattaaatgaaaatttacaattaattttaatagtGATAGAAAATAACAGTGAAACTTAATTAAGCATAATTCTTTTAATTCTTgttacattaattaataaagaaaaacaataaaaatttaaagTAAGTATTTAGTGAAAAGTAGAGGTTCGAAGTGTAAATATTGAGTTCTAGGGATGGAATTGAAGTAAAACTCAAATATAAAGGGTAAACTTGTAACCTTATGAAACCTTGACACTAAACTCAAATGAAACTCAAGATTTAAAGATGAAAAGCCTAAGGTTATGAAACTTAGGGACGAAATAGTAAGAGAccaaatatgtattttttttcccaAAAGTGGAGGGTTTAGATGAAAATTGAGATGAGACTGTGGTGACTGATGATTTTGTTTTGGTATTGATTTTCTTTGATTCGTTTTTGGAGGTTTTGGATGTGATACTGCTGCAGTTATCAGTGTTCTTGCACATAGAGATGCAGCACAACGTGCTCTCATTCAGCAGGAATATAGAGCCATGTACTCTGAGGAACTCACCAAACGCTTGAAATCTGAGCTCAGTGGCAAACTTGAGGTGTGTTGTAGAAGACTTTCTTAgtttacattttaaattttagtcccttttttgtttattttaatccATGTGGTTTCAAGTTTTGTTCATTTAGtccttatatttttaaaatgattgTTTTGATCTTGTGCATTTAGTCCGCAACCATTTTGGTCTTTATTtgcaaaattttattaaaacttttaagcaatgaaaatttttagtttaaagTTATGGTTCTCTTCGACATATGTAAGTGAAGCGGTGTATGCTGTGATATTCTAATGGAAAGGAATGACataaggaagaaaatgaatCGGCAAACATGGTCACTCCTTATAATTACAGGACTAAAAGCATCATTTTGAAAATATAGTTAGGGACTAAAATGAACACAATTTTAAAGTACAGAGGTGAAAATGCTGAAATTTAAATCCATGATCTAATATCCATCCAATAAGtccatatttaataaaattccATGAGCCTACTTGATTGTAATTTTATCACTTTACAGAATAGCTCATGAACTTGCCAATTATATAACTGAGCTATTACTAAGTATGGTAAGACCATACTTTAATTGAGCTCGCTCTCTTGCTCGTCTCTTGTATTCCTCCTTTTATCCTTTTGGTTTTCTGTATGTTTGTTGAACATCGTCAAATTCTTGCAGGATGCTATTTTACTATGGATGTATGATCCAGCAACCAGAGATGCTATTCTAGTGAAGAATGCTATATATGGAGAAACTTCTACTCTTAGAGCTGCCACTGAAGTAATTTGTTCTCGCACACCGTCGCAGATTCAgcattttaaacaaatttactTGACCATTTTTCGTTCTCCCCTTGAACGCGATATTGAACGCACTGCGACCGGTGATCATCAAAAGGTCCTACTTCCTTTTCTTCTACTTTATCACTCTCACTCTTTATTGTCTACCAGTTTTTGATGATATTGTTCTGTTACTTGGTTTTAAGCCTAATGAATTGTATGTAAAAATGTGTACATTTTGTAAATGGATGATGATATTTTAGATCTTAGGAAACTCACAAAAACCAAGCACAATATGTAAATGCTCCCCATTATGCTTGGATTATATGAAAACAAACCATTATAGTTTGACCTAGTGACATTGGAGTATGTGGTAAAAGTAAATGGAGTATGTAATAATGCGTTCAAACCCCATGCAATCACCTATCTAAGATGTCAAAATCCAATGAGTATCTTGACAATCAAATATTGTCAGCTCAAATGGTTGCCCCGGGGTGTGTACTATTGACTTGTCACTTGTTCATTGACGAACACCATAGCTCTTTGTATACTTGGAAAACGTTAGATAAAAGGGGTGATAGCTGGAGCTAATTATCATACATGCATTGACCTCTATCTTAAAGTTGAAGCTATGATAAATGGGCTCTTATTTTCCTTTGCAAACAGATGTTTGGaagttgatattttttttaaaggaaaaattaACATTCTAACAAAAGAGTATTACTTATTTTCAGTTGCTATTGGCTTACATTAGTAAACTGCGATATGAAGGCCTAGAAGTCGACAGAGCTCTGGTAGATAAAGATGCCAAAGCTCTCTATAAAGCTGGAGAGAAAAGATTGGGAACTGATGAAGATAAGTTCATAAAGATTTTCAGTGAAAGAAGTAGGGCACATCTTTCCGCCGTTAGTCATGCTTATAAACATTCATATGGACACTCTTTGAAAGAGGTATTTCTATATTAATTAGGTGTTtgatcaagatttatctttcttttaGAGTATAAAGGTTTAAGTTTAACACAATACGAAATTTACTTTGCAGGCTATAAAGAAAGAAACATCTGGGAATTTTGAGCATGGCCTTCTCACCATTTTGCTGTGTGCTGAGAATCCTGGGTTTTACTTTGCAAAGGTATTGTTCTTAAACTCTTTTTATTCAAACGTTCTTAAGCTATGTTTTCATCTGTCTTTCCATGGTCAAACTCTATGTTTTCTGAAGTTTTAGGCGTACTAAAGTGCCATAGCCATCCTTAGTATATATAGTAAACAAGtggtttttattatttattgttttacGAAGCACACCATAGATGAACATAAATAAAGTATTTATATATGGAAAAAATAGTAGTACAAATAATAAGTTGATGAAGAAGTTAAGGAAGTAGAAATAAAGTTAGAAAAAACGTAGAAAGCCATGCTTGTGACCCTCAATTGCACCACAAACAACCTTACTTTCTTCTACACTAAGAATGTAACGTCTAAGTTCAAAAAGGGTACATGAATCAACCGTGATTACATTTGAATGCGAGATCTTGAAAATACGAAAGCATGGTAGACAAAGGATTAAGAGAATTATGATTAACTATACTAATAAGGTGTACCGTCCTTTTTGGTGACTCAATCATAGGAACTCCAAAATTTGGTGTACTTAGTTTGGAGCAATTCTCTGTTAAATGACCTTGTGAGATTTTTCCTAGTAAGCATGTGATTGAGGAAAAAACATACCAAAAAAGAGCCATATTGGTTTACGATAATTTTCAATCTTATAAGCAGTTCAAGAAAAGTAAATAGCATGGCTTGGTTCACAAGGGAAAGTCAAGTGCCATTAGATATCAAATCTGGATTCTAAATCTAGGTTTGGGGCATTACAAAAAGGATCGATCTTGCATATACAACCTTGATTTCTACACTTACATTGTATGGCTATATACATTACTCCTCACTCTCTTTCTTGTCATCCCTGAAATTAAGATAAACCGATACATTCCTTGAAGATCGTACACTTCTCATCTAGGTCCCGGACCATGATGTTAAAATTGTTGAATTGCAGGTATTGCGCAAGGCAATGAAAGGAATGGGAACAGACGACTCCACTCTGATAAGAGTAATTGTGTCAAGAGCTGAGATGGATATGCAGTATATAAAGGCAGAATATCACAAGAAATATAAGAAAACACTGAACAAAGCAGTTCAGTCCGAGACTTCAGGCAGCTACAAGGACTTTCTTCTATCCTTGTTGGGTCCTGACCATTAGACTACAATTGCAATATAGATCAAGAAGATTTGGGATTCTAAAAGTTCAAAATCTTCATGTTTGATAGTTtgtggttttttatttttcttttgtaatcaTATTTGCTTTGTGTAAGTTTATATGCTATGAACATCTGTTGTATCAAGTCTGGGTTTGTATAGTTGTTCCTTTGTatgtttttgtttgattttttaagaaataaatgTAATTGGCCATTGTTGTTTCACAATTCTACTACCTCACTTTGTGTTATTCGATTGGATTATAGAAAATATGTTTTTCAAggaatacaaaataaaataagcaTTGATTAGCATTTCGAGAGAATTAAATTCTCTCTACGATAGTCTAGAATATATAATTGTATTACAAAACAATAGAGTAAGTGCGTAGATATTATTTTGTACGACAAGGTGAAATCTTGTCTTGATGAAATTCCTTTCTTACCCTCCTCTTGTAGACCCTATTAATTAGAGGGTTAAGTGGTTTTAGTTCTTTCATGCTTTATACAAATTTTGGAACATAGGAGATCAATTAGGATAAACAATGAAACTTTTGAATGGGTCTGAATCAAATTAATAAACTTATAGTTAATTATGAAGAGATAACAAGAACTTACCTCAAAATTGAACAGTTGCGGAAATTTGGTAATCAactaatatttctttttatttttacgATGGTAAATGGAATTGAATTTGGTACTCCGACTCTCATTTACTTGTGAATTCTCACTGCCTTTTGAGTTTGGTGAGGATTGATTTTGAATTAATATAGTAAAATCACTTTTTTGTTTTACCTAATTGGATGTTGGTTTCTAACAGGTTTTTCCTAatatagaacaaaaaaaaaagatataaatatAGGTTAGAAAAATGTTACTAAATGAAAAGgaatagttgcaaatgtagcaattatattcaaaagaTCGAGAAATTACACATCATCCACCTATTTCTTAAATTATGACGAGATTACATAGGATCAAAAGGAGACTATTTCAAGGAGATGtgttttttcaaattgaatttgAAAGCAACAGTTGGCAGATCCTGATCATGCAACGTGTCTCATCATGTATTTTCCTCTTTTGATAATTAGTAATTAATCAGCCTAGAAAttcttttgctatttttctaatttaaaaacatttcttctaatacatcaaaaccaatctttaaattttgctatttccCTTGAATCCCCTTTTCGTATTTGGTTAGGTTTGGGCCAATTAAACCTATTTTGAACTAAGTTGAAGGGTTGAtaagaagaataacaaaatagaAAGTGTAATTTggataaatgaaaattttttaaattgataaaatagtaaaatcgACAAACAAGGAAAAAAATATTACTGGAATAATATCTTAAATGTCCTACTAAGTGAAAAAATTGAATCGCAATACAATTATTTAAGAAACCACAAATACCCTTCCAACACAGAATTAACACATATCACTTTGAATGCTCCACATAATTTCTGTAGCTGTTTCATATCTTCCTCAAATCGTGCGCGTCCAAGAATTCAAACATTCAGGCAAAAATGATTGGAGCTAGCTTTCAGTTTCGCCCCCTTCAAACCCTTCAAAGTTTTTATCACCCGCCGCAAACCCACGACCGATGTCGGACGCTGTCAAACGCTGCTCGAAAAAGCCCGTCATCGCTTATGTCGAATCACCAACGTCTTCCTCTCCGTTGGCCGTACTTTTCTCCTCTCTTGTTTGCAAGAAAAACTTTCTTCCTCTCATTGTGTTTGTCTCTTGTGTCGGCTACCCCCCTGTCTCAATCTCCTTCTTTCCTTTGCTTAAATAAAACGTAAAAGAACAAGATTCAAATAATTGCAAAAATACCATTGATGCATAGTTACaactctaaaatttaaattcaaattgttgttaaaaatatatattatgtagtatttaataaattgtttaaaatatataaaaaaattgaaaatcttgtatttatattttacattattttaagggaggatctaaaatttaaattcaaagtgttattaaaaatagggaaacttttataaatataacaaactattaaaatatttactgtCCGTATAACAAAGACCagaaaattagccattttttaaatatttcaggtttgtccttccatatATCTTCTCCTATGCGaatcatctttcttcctttattgttctttttttttcggTTGTGAGTAGTCTTTgttcttttcatcttctttttttacgtcccaaatctgatttctttctattgtcttttttctttttctctttttttgttgcgtctatcatctttcttcttttcattttcattttttgtcgtttagatttgggggtaaccaaatctaaaagattgtgtataaaaaaaatcttgaaaaaaattgttcctagagaattaaaaaaatcgtttagctaaatctaaacgatcgtgtaccaaagaatcttgaaaaaaaaaataaacgatcatataaacgattgtataccaaatcttgaaaaaaaaatcgtttagatttggggtagccaaatctaaacgaccaaatctaagctaccctaaatctaaatgatcgtgtaactcaattaaacgattgtgtaaccaaattaaacgatagaattgaaaaaataactcgattagatttgactatccaaatctaaacgattgtgtaccaaataatagttaaatctaaatgattgtgtaccaaatatattacacgtgtTGTTGACggtgcatttttggtatttttcattatagGCTTGTgagcttttttgtttttagaattttctatacagtgtaaatattttgccgctttattatatttttgaaaagatctcttaaaaatatatattatgtgctatttaataaattatttaaaatataataaaactaaaaatcttgtatatatatatttgttattaTAGGGGAGGTTGTTGCAATTTTGCCCAACAACAAAATAAcagatttagttaagatttaccaacAATTTGAATCTTGTTTGCGAAATACATGTTATTTCTAATATCCTGTCTCATTTTTTTTAGCTATTCAAATGCATTGTATTTGGAATATATGGATTACCCTATATCCATGGAAATGATATTATGTCTTGATGaccagtttttttttttttttttacctttttgtGTGTCCCAAATCTGTTATTTATAACATTATTCATACTCGACATAAATTATGTTTGAGAAatcataattttattgattatTATAAAGTTCAGTTAGTTAAACAACCGTAATTATGATTCAATGTCACTATTTAGAAAATCGTTCTTATTCTTGGTTTTTTAACAAATCCATCTTAATGTTAAGTTTTTTG
This window encodes:
- the LOC103495087 gene encoding annexin D5-like, with the translated sequence MSSLTIPPLLTSPRDDATLLYRAFKGFGCDTAAVISVLAHRDAAQRALIQQEYRAMYSEELTKRLKSELSGKLEDAILLWMYDPATRDAILVKNAIYGETSTLRAATEVICSRTPSQIQHFKQIYLTIFRSPLERDIERTATGDHQKLLLAYISKLRYEGLEVDRALVDKDAKALYKAGEKRLGTDEDKFIKIFSERSRAHLSAVSHAYKHSYGHSLKEAIKKETSGNFEHGLLTILLCAENPGFYFAKVLRKAMKGMGTDDSTLIRVIVSRAEMDMQYIKAEYHKKYKKTLNKAVQSETSGSYKDFLLSLLGPDH